In Mycolicibacterium phocaicum, one DNA window encodes the following:
- a CDS encoding DUF2231 domain-containing protein: MNTIGDLPAHPLLVHAIVVLTPLTAVLTILCAVWTAARERLVWLTLALSVTTVILTPFAIEAGEALIHQLPKNPVLREHAELGDTAIFFVIGLFVVSLAVAVLHRWGTWLGDREKLARVVVAVLAVVVGVATIYQIVRIGHTGARAVWGDFSL, encoded by the coding sequence GTGAACACCATTGGTGACCTGCCCGCTCATCCGCTGCTGGTGCACGCGATCGTCGTCCTGACACCGCTGACGGCCGTCCTGACGATCCTGTGCGCCGTGTGGACGGCGGCCCGGGAGCGGCTGGTGTGGCTGACGCTGGCGTTGTCGGTGACGACGGTCATCCTGACGCCGTTCGCCATCGAAGCCGGCGAGGCACTGATCCACCAGCTGCCCAAGAACCCCGTCCTGCGCGAGCACGCCGAACTCGGCGATACCGCAATCTTTTTCGTCATCGGGCTGTTTGTCGTGTCGTTGGCGGTCGCGGTCCTGCACCGGTGGGGCACGTGGCTCGGGGACAGGGAGAAGCTGGCACGGGTCGTGGTCGCGGTGCTGGCCGTCGTCGTCGGCGTGGCGACGATCTATCAGATCGTGCGGATCGGCCATACCGGTGCCCGTGCCGTCTGGGGCGACTTCAGCCTGTAG